A DNA window from Hordeum vulgare subsp. vulgare chromosome 1H, MorexV3_pseudomolecules_assembly, whole genome shotgun sequence contains the following coding sequences:
- the LOC123401639 gene encoding small ubiquitin-related modifier 1-like, translating to MALSGSGGEEEDSKAAVKALLVTIKVTGQEKVVRHTMSMTDKLQVLLDVWYHKVPHVTYGTGVFLFDGLRVRGDNTPADLEMEDGDIIDFFEHMDGGVLAFVAGQN from the coding sequence gcagcgggggcgaggaggaggactcgAAGGCGGCGGTGAAGGCCCTGCTGGTGACGATCAAGGTGACGGGCCAGGAGAAGGTGGTCCGCCACACCATGAGCATGACTGACAAGCTCCAGGTCCTTCTGGACGTGTGGTACCACAAGGTGCCCCACGTGACATACGGCACCGGCGTCTTCCTGTTCGACGGCCTGCGAGTGCGCGGCGATAATACCCCGGCGGACCTTGAGATGGAGGACGGAGACATCATCGATTTCTTCGAACACATGGATGGCGGCGTTCTAGCGTTCGTTGCTGGACAGAATTAG